A portion of the Choristoneura fumiferana chromosome 6, NRCan_CFum_1, whole genome shotgun sequence genome contains these proteins:
- the Cby gene encoding beta catenin antagonist chibby: MPLFSNKFSPKTIPVRRTDTSVIKKEFGSDYASKELSIDLTPPKLKLGEFEVTFEDGQWIPASGKAGAAHKEIIRLKNELEQLEEENNMLRLKFEILLDMMTDKTVEEQEMQRAQSTSSLKLKGKKQR, from the exons ATGCCTTTATTCAGTAACAAATTTAGTCCTAAAACTATCCCCGTGCGGAGAACAGATACGTCCGTCATAAAGAAAGAATTCGGAAGTGACTACGCGTCTAAAGAACTCTCGATAGACTTGACTCCTCCGAAACTGAAGCTTGGTGAGTTTGAGGTCACCTTTGAAGATGGACAGTGGATTCCAG CATCAGGAAAAGCCGGTGCAGCTCACAAAGAAATCATAAGATTAAAAAACGAATTGGAACAATTAGAAGAAGAGAATAACATGTTGCGGCTGAAATTCGAGATATTACTGGACATGATGACTGATAAGACGGTAGAAGAGCAAGAAATGCAGCGAGCACAGAGTACGAGCTCACTTAAACTGAAAGGCAAAAAGCAGAGATAG
- the rtet gene encoding major facilitator superfamily domain-containing protein rtet, which yields MGDLKTNGEIWQRNGAQNKLMGEQYDKNDKFDKISNKNSSANLKTIALIFVSLLLDLLAFTMILPLLPSLLDYYDKQEGHGTSLYGSLLGAVQSFQKLTGAPEKFSSVLFGGALGSMYSFLQFLTSPIVGSLSDAYGRKPMLLICLIGIALSHALWGVASSFSVFVLARFIGGLSKANVSLSMAVVTDASNEKTRARGMALVGLAFSIGFIVGPCAGAWFAVTNDESYGLWGQRPAFYALSLSLANVALVAFCVPESLPKDKRAPLSFTLAKTVDYISPWHLLRFTAVKNLSEHQNKVLSKLGLIYFLYLFIYSGLEFTITFLTHHTFNYTAMQQGKMFLVIGLIMAVLQGGAARRLGVRGAERAARGALALTPLAFLCVALAAVRTPPLASPLVWLWLGLILFALSTAFAVSCMTSMAASQAPGAARGAVLGALRSLGALARAAGPLLASAVYWCSGAAVTYSIGSIILIVPAVMLFRLKA from the exons ATG GGAGACCTTAAAACCAATGGTGAGATATGGCAGAGAAATGGGGCTCAGAACAAACTTATGGGAGAACAATAtgataaaaatgataaattcGACAAAATATCTAATAAAAACTCTTCTGCGAATTTGAAGACCATTGCCCTAATTTTCGTTTCCCTGCTGCTCGACCTTTTGGCATTTACGATGATCCTTCCGCTTCTGCCTTCTTTATTGGATTATTACGATAAACAAGAAGGCCATGGTACAAGTTTGTATGGCTCATTATTAGGAGCTGTCCAGAGTTTCCAGAAATTAACTGGGGCCCCTGAGAAATTTTCTTCAGTACTTTTCGGAGGAGCACTGGGATCTATGTATAGTTTCCTGCAATTCTTGACTAGTCCAATAGTTGGTAGTCTGTCTGATGCTTATGGAAGAAAGCCTATGCTACTAATATGCTTG ATTGGAATAGCGCTGTCCCATGCGTTATGGGGTGTTGCAAGCTCATTCAGTGTGTTTGTGCTGGCTCGTTTTATAGGAGGCCTGAGCAAAGCCAATGTCAGTCTGAGTATGGCAGTTGTTACTGATGCCTCCAATGAAAAGACAAGAGCCAGAGGAATG GCTTTGGTGGGTTTGGCGTTTTCAATAGGTTTCATAGTGGGGCCATGCGCGGGCGCCTGGTTTGCAGTAACAAATGACGAATCCTACGGTCTGTGGGGACAGCGGCCGGCGTTCTATGCCCTTAGCTTGTCGTTGGCGAACGTTGCTCTCGTAGCATTTTGCGTGCCAGAATCGTTGCCGAAG gatAAAAGAGCGCCTCTCTCTTTCACATTAGCCAAAACAGTGGATTACATATCCCCATGGCATTTGTTGAGATTCACGGCAGTTAAAAATCTCTCGGAGCATCAGAACAAGGTGCTGTCAAAGCTGGGATTGATATACTTTctatatttattcatatattccGGCCTTGAGTTTACTATCACGTTTCTCACGCATCACACCTTTAACTACACTGCCATGCAACAAGGGAAAATGTTCTTAGTCATAG GGTTGATAATGGCGGTGCTGCaaggcggcgcggcgcggcggctggGCGTGCGCGGCGCagagcgggcggcgcgcggtGCGCTGGCGCTCACGCCGCTCGCTTTCCTGTGCGTCGCACTCGCCGCTGTGCGAACGCCGCCGCTCGCCAGCCCGCTCGTGTGGCTGTGGCTTGGGCTGATACTGTTCGCGCTCT CCACCGCGTTCGCGGTGTCTTGTATGACGTCGATGGCGGCGAGCCAGGCgccgggcgcggcgcgcggcgcggtgcTCGGCGCGCTGCGCTCGCTGGGCGCGCTGGCGCGGGCCGCGGGGCCGCTGCTCGCCTCTGCAG tgtACTGGTGCTCAGGCGCAGCCGTTACTTACTCTATTggatcaataatattaatagtcCCAGCTGTGATGTTATTTAGACTGAAAGCATAA